GACCAAGCGGCACCGCATTGGCGCGGCCGGCGCCGCGTTTTTCGCCGCCATCGCCGCAGCTCCGGGCTCGGGCGCCGCGGAGGCGCCCGCTCCGCGGCCGATCCTCCTTGTCGAACAGCCGTCGGATCGCGGGCTGGAATTGAAGGTGGTCGGCGCATCCGAGGCCCCCTTCGCCGGCAGCTATCGCCTGGAAGTGACGAGCGGCACTGCCGGCAACCGCTCGATTCAGTCGGGGCGGGCCCGGCTCGAACCCGGCGTGCCCGTCACCTTGGTCCGCCTCCATGTGGGCAACGCTCCGGCAAAAGGCTGGTCGGCTTTGCTGAAGGTCGTTCCGGAGCAGGGCGAACCTTATGAGATCGCGCTGAATGCCGCAGCGCGTTGAAAAGCGGAGCCGCTGAACCGGTTGGGCGATTTTCATGTCGCGACCGGACCAGCACTCAGCGATTCAGGAAAACGGCCACGATGAATCCTATCGGCGCGGCAGCGTCATCGATCCCGGACGCGACACCGCGCGCGAGCGCTCGGCTGCCGTAGCTGCAGCTCATTCCAAGTTGCCACCGCCGCCCTTGTCGCGGCCGCACTGCGCGAAGCGTTAGTCGTCGCTGGCGAAGAGCTCGGAAGTTCCCTGCGCGGGACGTTCGTGACGCTACGCCGGCACGCACCCACGAGGCCGCGTTGCCGGGCTTGATCGGCCTTGAAAAGACGACAATCACGCCCCTCTCCGCGCAAAGAAAATGGCGCCCCGACTAAAGCCGAGGCGCCACTTCCTAAGACCGGTTCGAACGCGTTCGAACGATCAGGCGGTGAACAGGATGTCCGCCATGGTCACGTTCGCACCCTGGACGAAGATCGTCAGATCGTTCGCGCCGAGTTCGACGAAGATCTTGCCGGCGGTAATCGTGACAGCAGAGCTGTTGATCCCGAAGGCCGAGAGATCGATCGTCTCGTGTGCCTGGTAGCCGCTGATCGTGTCGGTGCCGGCCGTGTTGAAGACGAAGTCGTCGTCGCCATTGCCGCCCTTCAGCGTGTCATCGCCGGCACCGCCGTTGAGAACGTCGTTGCCGTTGCCGCCGTCGAGGGTGTCGTTGCCGGCACCGCCCTGCAGCGTGTCATTGTCGTTGCCGCCGGACAGCGTGTCGTTGCCCTCGCCGCCGTCGAGCGTATCGTTGCCGTTGCCGCCGGTGAGGCTGTCGGCACCGAGACCGCCGAGCAAGGTGTCGAGACCGTTGCCGCCGGAGAGGGTGTCGTCGCCGCCAAGGCCGCTCAAGGTGTCGTTGTTGCTGCCACCCGTCAGCGTGTCGCCGAAGTCGCTGCCTGACAGGGCTTCGACGCCGGTGAAGCGATCGCCGGCGGCATCGCCGGTCGATCCGCTGAGGCTCGCGAGCGACGCGGTTACGCCGACACTGGAGCCGACATAGCTCACCGTGTCGAAACCATCGCCGCCGTTCAGCGTGTCCGCACCGCCGCGACCGACGAGGATGTCGTTACCGCCATTGCCGTTCAGGATGTTGTTCGCGCTGTTGCCGAGCAGCTGGTCGGCG
The nucleotide sequence above comes from Sphingosinicella sp. BN140058. Encoded proteins:
- the csgH gene encoding curli-like amyloid fiber formation chaperone CsgH produces the protein MTKRHRIGAAGAAFFAAIAAAPGSGAAEAPAPRPILLVEQPSDRGLELKVVGASEAPFAGSYRLEVTSGTAGNRSIQSGRARLEPGVPVTLVRLHVGNAPAKGWSALLKVVPEQGEPYEIALNAAAR